The proteins below are encoded in one region of Reichenbachiella sp. 5M10:
- a CDS encoding DUF3276 family protein has translation MEENKDNERTEIYSERVRAGKRTYFFDVKATRSNDYYLTITESKRRYKDDGFFYEKHKIFLYKEDFNKFVKALNETVDHIKDELMPEVDFDSFDSEDEEQEERKATVATGADSELNWD, from the coding sequence GTGGAAGAGAATAAAGACAACGAAAGAACTGAGATTTACTCAGAGAGAGTACGGGCAGGGAAAAGAACCTACTTTTTTGATGTGAAGGCGACCCGGTCGAATGACTATTATCTTACCATCACCGAAAGTAAAAGAAGATACAAGGACGATGGTTTTTTCTATGAAAAGCACAAAATATTTTTGTACAAAGAGGACTTCAATAAATTCGTCAAGGCGCTCAACGAGACTGTGGATCATATCAAAGATGAGTTGATGCCAGAGGTAGATTTTGACTCATTTGACAGTGAAGATGAGGAACAAGAAGAGAGAAAAGCGACTGTCGCTACGGGAGCAGACTCAGAATTAAACTGGGATTAA
- a CDS encoding nuclear transport factor 2 family protein, with protein MKEAHIELIERFYTAFANKDVEAMLACYHSEVLFQDPVFGHLDHAHVSGMWRMLLQSGVDLKINHDRVHADEEKGGAHWDAVYRFSKTGRLVHNKIEATFGFRDGLIVSHVDRFDLYKWTQMAFGPLGFSIGWTPYFKKKLRAQVRKSLVDFMNLSK; from the coding sequence ATGAAAGAAGCACATATTGAATTGATCGAACGGTTTTACACCGCTTTTGCCAATAAGGATGTTGAAGCCATGTTGGCTTGCTACCACAGCGAGGTGCTGTTTCAAGACCCTGTGTTTGGGCACCTAGATCATGCGCATGTAAGTGGGATGTGGCGCATGCTGCTCCAGTCGGGTGTAGACCTCAAAATCAACCATGATCGAGTCCATGCGGATGAAGAAAAGGGGGGAGCGCATTGGGATGCAGTCTATCGATTTTCTAAGACGGGTCGTCTTGTGCACAACAAGATCGAGGCGACCTTTGGTTTTCGAGACGGGTTGATCGTCTCACATGTTGATCGCTTTGACTTGTACAAGTGGACACAAATGGCTTTTGGACCCTTAGGGTTTTCGATCGGTTGGACTCCATACTTCAAAAAGAAGCTAAGAGCCCAAGTCCGAAAATCCTTGGTTGACTTTATGAATCTTTCGAAGTAG
- a CDS encoding DUF58 domain-containing protein produces the protein MELNIDIHSLKESINIELLAKQMVEGFVTGLHKSPYHGFSVEFAEHSLYNYGESTKNIDWKVYAKTDRLYTKKFEEETNLRCHLILDTSSSMYYPRDSFGKIRFALLASASLSYLLHKQRDAVGLFTFSDHITYQSQVRSTASHVHHLLQELQRQFDKSPTKQHTATAQVLHEIADKIPRRSLVILFSDMLDDPEQSAETFSALQHLKHNKHEVLLFHVHDGKTELNFEFEDRPYKFEDLESGQIVKLSPSQVKESYHQQMSDHLSTLKLKCSQLKIDLIDCDIHQGFDTVLSSYLVKRSKMR, from the coding sequence TTGGAACTAAACATTGACATCCACTCGCTGAAAGAATCGATCAATATCGAACTGCTGGCCAAGCAGATGGTCGAGGGATTCGTCACAGGATTGCACAAATCCCCCTACCATGGATTTTCGGTTGAGTTTGCTGAGCACAGTCTGTACAACTACGGTGAAAGCACCAAAAATATTGACTGGAAAGTATATGCAAAAACCGACCGGTTGTACACCAAAAAATTTGAAGAAGAAACCAACCTAAGGTGTCATTTGATACTGGACACTTCTTCGTCTATGTACTACCCTCGAGACAGCTTTGGCAAAATCCGCTTTGCGCTCCTCGCAAGCGCCTCACTATCCTACCTGCTCCACAAACAACGGGATGCAGTAGGACTGTTTACCTTTTCGGATCACATCACCTATCAGTCTCAAGTACGGTCAACTGCATCACATGTCCATCATTTGCTCCAAGAGCTACAGAGGCAATTTGACAAAAGCCCTACGAAACAACATACAGCTACTGCGCAAGTCCTTCATGAGATCGCCGACAAGATCCCTCGCCGGTCATTGGTGATTCTGTTTTCGGATATGCTCGATGATCCAGAGCAAAGTGCAGAAACTTTTTCTGCACTACAGCACCTCAAGCACAACAAGCACGAAGTCTTGCTGTTTCATGTCCATGACGGCAAAACCGAGCTCAACTTCGAGTTCGAAGACCGACCTTACAAATTCGAAGATTTGGAAAGTGGACAGATAGTCAAACTGAGTCCCAGCCAAGTCAAAGAAAGTTACCATCAGCAGATGAGCGATCATCTCTCTACCTTAAAACTAAAATGTTCTCAGCTAAAAATTGACTTGATTGATTGCGACATACATCAAGGATTTGATACCGTATTGTCCTCCTACCTAGTCAAAAGATCTAAAATGAGATAA
- a CDS encoding RNA methyltransferase: MISIKESKFIKSLQLKKFRKLENRFIVEGAKNVLELMSSDFVVDTLYVTEAFRSSHFEIWDGREDLVVRLVTEKELSKVGVFTNNNAALAVARIKEDASMDFSKSLLAFDRVKDPGNLGTIIRIADWYGFDTIVCSLDSVDCYNPKVVSATMGSFVRVRVVYAEIAEVVRRATCTYGATLQGEDIHAIDFKDPALILFGNESTGIAPELIEQLDQQVKIPAYGQAESLNVAVSTAVFCDNFRRVLKKS, translated from the coding sequence ATGATCTCAATCAAGGAATCAAAATTCATTAAATCATTACAATTAAAAAAATTTAGAAAACTGGAAAACAGGTTCATTGTCGAAGGGGCAAAGAATGTGTTGGAATTGATGTCTTCTGATTTTGTAGTGGATACTCTGTATGTGACGGAGGCATTTCGATCGAGTCATTTTGAGATATGGGATGGACGTGAAGACCTGGTGGTTCGGTTGGTGACAGAGAAGGAGTTGAGCAAAGTGGGGGTGTTTACCAACAACAATGCGGCACTCGCGGTAGCTCGCATCAAAGAAGATGCGAGTATGGATTTCTCCAAATCTCTACTTGCTTTTGATCGAGTCAAAGACCCTGGCAATCTCGGGACAATCATACGGATTGCAGATTGGTACGGATTTGATACGATCGTATGTTCGCTGGACTCTGTGGATTGCTACAACCCTAAGGTCGTCTCAGCGACGATGGGGTCTTTTGTTCGCGTACGAGTCGTCTATGCTGAGATCGCTGAGGTGGTCAGACGAGCGACCTGTACCTATGGGGCTACATTGCAGGGGGAAGATATCCATGCGATTGATTTCAAAGACCCTGCCTTGATTTTGTTTGGCAATGAGTCTACAGGGATTGCCCCGGAGTTGATCGAGCAGTTGGATCAGCAAGTGAAGATCCCCGCGTATGGTCAAGCGGAATCCCTCAACGTGGCAGTGTCTACGGCGGTGTTTTGTGATAATTTTAGAAGAGTACTGAAGAAAAGCTAA
- a CDS encoding BamA/TamA family outer membrane protein yields the protein MVLITSILLSGCMGRRYLKGDDKLLVKQNLEGARKLNKEEIESLYVNEPNDKILFLPWSPYVDLYQLGKKAYDSTKYADRKSKYREKYNKKINQAINKQKEKKEKKFREKLANKLDKQNRNIKEGNQAMRLGEKLAIYDDRKEIETTEKIKRYMHSKGYFNAEVTYSTEETFKLVTSTYTIQRNEPYIIDSLFFLVPDSAVSQVLQESLEESLIHKGNNYDQSIFTKERDRINELMLNNGYYNFNRRYVHYKIDTSSLGDKRVIVGLTIDNPPQSDKHKVFKIDSVIFTTDADITGLSTGRLSKSHKGVSYTFYKKRYNEKILDWRLFLYPDSTYSRLNTIETQKQLSNLDIFKFININYDTVGGQFIANVFTSPLKKYQTSTEAGLNVSEGLPGPFVNASIKNRNIFKGLEIAELSGRVGFEGLTGATETGSPYSSLDYGANLSLTFPQFVMPLGNKLKSKLGHYNPKTKLAVGLNFNSRPEYQRNNLTANWAYSWQNFEKRRSYVLNVAEINLINSDLQPDYEEFLIEQEAKGNNLIRSFDPSFVSSSWFSATYNINEYGNSKTASAYFRYRVETGGNLIQSLGSFGQDNDIAFFKFTKVNLDFRRTTPVNSKITMAYRINAGVAVPYGDNNTLPYEKFYFAGGSNSIRAWEPRRLGPGSYLPVDSTGTYNNNIEQPGEVLLEASVEFRHKLFGPIHGALFLDAGNVWTIREDPTRPGSQFEFKSFLHEIALGGGYGLRVDFSFLILRLDAAWKLSEPGRVSTVDTYNRKPFELPDYSNYKRLVWNLGIGYPF from the coding sequence TTGGTTTTGATCACATCGATACTCCTCTCTGGGTGCATGGGTAGGCGATACCTCAAAGGAGACGACAAACTCCTCGTCAAACAAAATCTGGAAGGTGCCCGAAAACTCAACAAAGAGGAGATCGAATCACTCTACGTCAACGAACCCAACGACAAAATCTTATTCCTGCCTTGGTCACCCTATGTGGACTTGTACCAATTAGGAAAAAAAGCCTATGATTCGACCAAATACGCCGACAGAAAATCCAAGTACAGGGAGAAATACAATAAAAAAATCAACCAGGCTATAAACAAACAGAAAGAGAAAAAGGAGAAGAAGTTTCGCGAAAAGCTGGCCAACAAACTCGACAAACAAAACCGAAACATCAAGGAAGGAAACCAAGCCATGAGGCTGGGGGAAAAGCTCGCCATCTACGATGATCGAAAAGAAATCGAAACGACCGAAAAGATCAAGCGCTACATGCACTCCAAGGGCTACTTCAATGCTGAAGTAACCTACTCAACTGAAGAAACCTTCAAACTCGTCACTTCCACCTACACGATCCAACGCAACGAGCCCTACATCATTGACTCGCTATTTTTTCTTGTACCGGACAGTGCCGTCTCTCAGGTCCTACAAGAATCACTCGAAGAATCCTTGATACACAAAGGCAATAACTACGACCAAAGTATTTTCACCAAAGAACGTGACCGCATCAACGAACTCATGCTCAACAACGGGTATTACAACTTCAACCGACGCTACGTTCATTACAAAATCGACACCTCTTCGCTCGGTGACAAACGTGTCATCGTAGGGCTGACCATCGACAATCCCCCCCAAAGCGATAAGCATAAAGTATTCAAAATCGATTCGGTCATATTCACCACAGACGCTGACATCACTGGGTTGTCTACTGGGCGCCTCTCCAAAAGTCACAAAGGAGTGAGCTACACCTTTTACAAAAAACGCTACAACGAAAAAATCCTCGATTGGAGGCTCTTCCTCTACCCAGACAGTACCTACAGTCGCCTCAACACCATCGAGACTCAAAAACAACTATCCAATTTGGATATCTTCAAATTCATCAACATCAACTACGACACAGTAGGCGGGCAATTCATTGCCAACGTATTCACTAGTCCTCTCAAAAAATACCAGACCTCCACAGAAGCTGGGCTCAACGTGAGTGAAGGACTTCCTGGTCCATTCGTCAACGCATCTATCAAAAATAGGAACATTTTCAAAGGGCTAGAGATCGCCGAACTCAGTGGTCGAGTAGGGTTCGAGGGGCTTACAGGAGCCACCGAAACAGGCAGTCCTTATTCTAGTTTGGACTATGGTGCCAACCTCTCGCTAACCTTCCCACAATTTGTCATGCCTCTAGGCAACAAACTCAAATCCAAACTCGGACACTACAACCCCAAAACAAAACTCGCCGTTGGACTTAATTTCAACTCTAGGCCTGAATACCAACGAAATAACCTCACCGCCAATTGGGCTTACTCTTGGCAGAATTTCGAAAAACGAAGGAGTTATGTGCTCAACGTCGCAGAAATCAACCTGATCAACTCCGACTTACAACCTGATTATGAAGAGTTCTTGATCGAGCAAGAAGCCAAAGGCAACAACCTCATCCGTTCGTTTGATCCTTCCTTCGTCAGTAGCTCATGGTTTTCGGCGACATACAATATCAACGAATACGGAAACAGCAAAACTGCATCTGCTTACTTTCGCTACCGCGTCGAAACTGGCGGCAACCTAATCCAATCTTTGGGGTCCTTTGGCCAAGACAACGACATTGCATTTTTCAAGTTCACCAAAGTCAATCTTGACTTTCGTCGTACGACGCCTGTCAACTCCAAAATCACCATGGCATACCGTATCAATGCAGGAGTAGCCGTACCTTATGGAGACAACAACACCCTCCCATACGAAAAATTCTACTTTGCTGGAGGCAGCAACAGTATCCGCGCATGGGAGCCACGACGACTCGGTCCCGGCTCGTACCTGCCCGTGGACAGTACCGGTACCTACAACAACAACATCGAACAACCTGGCGAAGTACTCTTAGAGGCCAGTGTGGAGTTTCGACACAAACTATTTGGGCCGATACACGGCGCGTTGTTTCTCGATGCAGGCAACGTCTGGACAATCCGAGAAGACCCTACGCGACCAGGTTCGCAGTTCGAGTTCAAAAGCTTCCTCCATGAGATCGCCCTAGGTGGTGGCTATGGTCTACGCGTGGATTTCTCCTTCCTAATTTTGCGCCTCGACGCAGCTTGGAAACTCTCCGAACCTGGTCGCGTCAGCACCGTAGACACCTACAACCGAAAACCTTTTGAATTGCCGGATTACTCCAATTACAAACGCCTAGTATGGAACCTCGGGATTGGGTATCCTTTTTAA
- the ychF gene encoding redox-regulated ATPase YchF produces the protein MGLKCGIVGLPNVGKSTLFNALSNAKAEAANFPFCTIEPNVGVITVPDERLKILEGLVSPQKVLPTVMEFVDIAGLVKGASKGEGLGNKFLANIREVDAIVHVTRCFNDDNIVHVDGVVNPVIDKEVIDTELQIKDLESIDKKIDKNVKLAKSGDAKVKALVATLQEYKELLESGKNARALELTPERKEAIADLHLLTVKPVIYVANVEESAILTGNAHVEALKAAVAEEDAEVVMVSAAIESQIAEFDEPEEKEMFLGEYGLKESGLDKLIRAAYELLDLITYFTAGVTEVRAWTIKKGWKAPQAAGVIHSDFEKGFIKAEVIKIPDYVEYKTENGCKEAGKLAIEGKEYVVKDGDVMHFRFNV, from the coding sequence ATGGGGTTGAAATGTGGGATCGTAGGGTTGCCTAATGTAGGGAAGTCTACTCTTTTCAATGCGCTATCAAATGCCAAAGCAGAAGCAGCTAATTTTCCTTTTTGTACAATAGAACCAAACGTCGGAGTGATCACTGTGCCTGACGAAAGATTGAAGATATTGGAAGGGTTGGTTAGTCCGCAAAAAGTATTGCCTACTGTGATGGAGTTTGTTGATATCGCAGGTCTGGTCAAGGGGGCCAGCAAAGGAGAAGGTCTCGGGAATAAATTTTTGGCAAACATCCGTGAAGTAGATGCCATCGTTCATGTCACGAGGTGCTTCAATGATGACAATATTGTCCATGTCGACGGGGTGGTCAACCCAGTGATAGACAAGGAAGTGATCGATACAGAACTACAGATCAAAGACCTCGAGTCAATTGATAAAAAAATAGATAAGAATGTAAAGCTTGCCAAATCAGGTGATGCCAAAGTCAAAGCATTAGTAGCGACTCTGCAAGAGTACAAGGAGCTGTTGGAGTCAGGTAAAAATGCACGTGCATTAGAATTGACTCCTGAGCGCAAGGAAGCCATTGCGGATTTACACTTGCTGACGGTCAAGCCGGTGATTTATGTAGCGAATGTAGAAGAAAGTGCTATATTGACTGGAAATGCCCATGTGGAGGCGCTCAAAGCGGCTGTAGCCGAAGAAGATGCAGAAGTCGTGATGGTGAGTGCGGCGATCGAATCTCAGATAGCCGAGTTTGATGAGCCAGAAGAAAAAGAGATGTTTTTGGGGGAGTATGGTTTGAAAGAGTCTGGATTGGATAAGTTGATTCGTGCGGCTTATGAACTGTTGGATTTGATTACTTATTTCACAGCGGGTGTGACAGAAGTGCGGGCTTGGACAATCAAGAAGGGGTGGAAAGCACCACAAGCTGCAGGTGTGATTCATTCGGATTTTGAGAAGGGCTTTATTAAAGCAGAGGTGATTAAAATCCCAGATTATGTGGAGTACAAGACTGAAAACGGGTGTAAGGAAGCTGGAAAGCTAGCCATCGAAGGAAAGGAATATGTCGTGAAGGATGGCGATGTAATGCATTTTCGATTTAATGTATAA
- a CDS encoding AI-2E family transporter, producing MINRTLLTILVITSLFVFSAWLFSDIFMYICISIVLATILRPLTNFISRTYIFRVKIPRLVAVLVSFCTVIGVVALFMLLFIPLIVEQINVISSISFDEVYTHMSQPVVTAEKYLMEFNLVEAEDHSLTQTIKTSVLAVLKDINFQKILNNIVSLTGGVFVSLMALGFITFFLLLENGMLSRLMISVVPNQYFELFISAIYKIEHLLSNYLIGLLLQMLSIFSIAGIGLSIFGVNYALTIAVFAALANLIPYLGPLLGSTFGILVGISTSGHFALDEVTFILIAKIVSVFAVVQVIDNVVLQPMIFSKSVKAHPLEIFVVIFAAASLAGIPGMIAAIPTYTILRVSVMEIKDGFNSYQVFQASK from the coding sequence ATGATCAATCGTACTTTACTGACCATTCTAGTCATCACTTCCTTATTTGTATTTAGTGCATGGCTATTTTCAGATATATTCATGTATATCTGTATCTCGATTGTCTTGGCGACTATTCTTAGGCCTTTGACCAACTTCATCAGTCGGACATATATCTTTAGAGTCAAGATCCCACGTCTGGTTGCTGTGTTGGTGTCGTTTTGCACAGTGATAGGAGTCGTTGCGCTTTTCATGTTGCTGTTTATTCCATTGATTGTCGAACAGATCAATGTGATCTCAAGCATTAGTTTTGATGAAGTCTACACACATATGTCTCAGCCAGTGGTGACCGCTGAAAAGTATCTGATGGAGTTTAATCTCGTAGAGGCCGAAGATCATAGCCTCACACAGACCATCAAGACCTCTGTGTTGGCGGTACTCAAGGATATCAATTTTCAGAAAATACTCAATAACATTGTTTCCTTGACGGGAGGGGTGTTTGTGTCGTTGATGGCACTTGGATTCATTACTTTTTTTCTTCTGTTGGAAAACGGTATGTTGAGCCGATTGATGATTTCTGTCGTGCCCAATCAGTATTTTGAATTGTTCATTTCAGCCATTTATAAGATCGAACACCTCTTGTCCAACTATCTTATTGGTCTCTTGCTTCAGATGTTGTCTATTTTCTCAATTGCGGGGATAGGCTTGTCGATATTTGGGGTCAACTATGCTTTGACTATTGCTGTGTTTGCAGCGTTGGCCAATTTGATACCCTACTTGGGGCCTTTGCTAGGATCTACTTTTGGGATACTGGTAGGGATATCCACTAGCGGACATTTTGCACTGGACGAAGTGACTTTCATATTGATAGCCAAGATCGTGTCTGTATTTGCAGTGGTTCAAGTGATTGACAATGTAGTGCTACAGCCGATGATCTTTTCTAAAAGCGTCAAAGCTCATCCATTAGAGATATTTGTTGTTATCTTTGCGGCCGCTAGTTTAGCAGGGATTCCAGGCATGATTGCAGCCATTCCGACGTATACGATTTTGCGTGTTTCGGTGATGGAAATCAAGGATGGATTCAACAGTTATCAAGTTTTTCAAGCATCAAAATAA
- a CDS encoding AI-2E family transporter, whose translation MITERNASLANTANWIIVFVFLLATLIYFDTFLKGFAIAILIWYLIKKLRDTIAKIKIGKIKLPKWLITATSTITVFLILYLIIQIIASNLQKLIVDIHLYRDHIKDALVALEGLIGTKEDISTSFVHLFDQYKNEIIGYAGSFAGAIGKSLMIVIYVIFLLLEESLFNLKIKKTLNMTSRGATIHKIGTAITLLFDRYLSVKTFTSFLTGILSYFILLILGVELAALWAFLIFLFNFIPTIGSIVATAFPGLFALVQFGTLNMFFTVLACVGIVQLLVGNLVEPRIMGERLNISPMVVLLGLTLWGFIWGVTGMLLSIPITSTLIIVFSQFEDTRAIAIMLSKNGEIGIIDQPEDSIDPEGTTSKDS comes from the coding sequence ATGATCACCGAAAGAAACGCCTCCTTGGCCAACACAGCCAACTGGATCATTGTCTTCGTCTTTTTATTGGCGACATTGATCTACTTCGATACCTTCCTCAAGGGATTTGCTATAGCCATACTCATCTGGTATCTGATTAAAAAACTACGGGACACCATTGCCAAAATCAAAATCGGCAAAATCAAATTGCCCAAATGGCTCATCACTGCCACCAGTACGATCACTGTATTTTTGATTCTGTATTTGATCATTCAGATTATCGCTTCGAACTTACAAAAGCTGATTGTCGACATCCATCTGTATAGAGACCACATCAAAGATGCACTCGTTGCACTAGAGGGCCTGATAGGAACTAAAGAAGACATCAGTACGAGTTTTGTTCATCTGTTTGATCAATACAAAAATGAAATCATCGGGTACGCGGGTTCCTTTGCAGGAGCGATTGGCAAATCTCTGATGATCGTCATCTATGTAATTTTTTTGCTTCTCGAAGAAAGTCTATTCAACTTGAAAATCAAGAAGACGCTCAACATGACTTCTCGCGGTGCTACCATTCATAAAATCGGAACAGCCATCACACTACTCTTTGACAGGTACTTGTCAGTCAAAACCTTCACTAGCTTCTTGACTGGGATTTTGAGCTATTTTATTCTTCTCATTCTTGGAGTTGAGCTGGCAGCTCTCTGGGCCTTTTTGATCTTCCTGTTCAACTTCATACCTACCATTGGCTCCATTGTAGCGACTGCTTTCCCAGGGCTATTTGCCTTGGTGCAGTTCGGTACACTCAATATGTTTTTCACAGTACTCGCCTGTGTAGGGATCGTACAACTACTCGTCGGCAACCTCGTCGAACCCCGCATCATGGGCGAACGGCTCAACATAAGCCCGATGGTTGTCTTGCTGGGACTGACTCTTTGGGGATTCATTTGGGGAGTCACAGGTATGTTGCTATCCATCCCGATCACTTCGACGCTCATTATTGTTTTTAGTCAGTTTGAAGACACACGTGCCATCGCCATTATGCTTTCCAAAAACGGGGAGATAGGTATCATTGATCAACCCGAAGACTCTATCGACCCAGAGGGAACTACTTCGAAAGATTCATAA